One genomic region from Enterobacter hormaechei ATCC 49162 encodes:
- a CDS encoding tail protein (tape measure), with protein sequence MAGEKNAGSIVYEISADVEPLLQGGKQAIDALDKLDAAAQQSGKGMDNLDESASQTGAAFTELAGYANSMDNQLRKLNTNVSGIARAMEEARSGTGGASSEFSRAESIIEALGNQLAVLDEAQENGARSAAVLAAQLRAGSKATDEEKQKIGELTGRLFDMKGAADTSMGSNKGWKSSMQQAGYQVQDFIVQVQGGQSALVAFAQQGSQLAGAFGPGGAVVGAVIALSSVIAGVLITSLNGGKNAMDALKDAAEAMDKVITISQNGVAALSDKYANLARTNAEAATILRNQAMIEYNAAIAKIPKSINDASSSIVGFTDKLKTSFVGGIASIDEFNKNLSTVGATADNYSAAMEQARDAGAKFTVNANAIQNTVTTLADKFGVSEQRAFELSKQLSDVANNPTPEALQRLVLELQSTESSTKSGADAIRTFLGPLTELVRVAGEAQINLSGMKKEVDNLTSGQKNLIKQSERNLALSKLQGEARARLQAQYAAEDAGFAKDDPHAKQMQDDAAATYKNTQAQKTLQTEQKKGASQADSIAQKLANLKQQSELAAESTNNLSREQAILNAQQSLGKGATKEQIALAGQYAATKWDTANALKAQAAAEKLLPEARENASYKQDVQDLNTALAAKKISQEQFNQTSERLEATHQANLAKIRAQQAVTPQQEAVAQVDPVQQLANQHAQQLALIQQFEQQGLLAHQNALALKNAADTQYEQQRTAAQWELLSQQSLGYSMLTSAVDAFSGNASNALTGLITGTMSAQDAMRSLGNTMLNSVVNALVQVGVDALKNFIIGQTLGAAATAAGASQAAILATAWAPAAAMASLASFGANSVPAMTGIASTVGLAQGLALTGMRYNGGPVNAGGLYQVGERGKPEIYQASTGKQYMIPGDNGRVISNKDMTAGGGVSVIINVQNMTSATFDAQATNNGDGTITVDAIIADLNNGGPISQAITGNTTAKRTPRGQL encoded by the coding sequence ATGGCAGGTGAGAAGAACGCCGGTAGCATCGTTTATGAAATCAGCGCCGACGTTGAGCCGCTGTTACAAGGCGGCAAACAGGCCATTGATGCTCTGGATAAACTGGATGCTGCGGCCCAGCAGTCCGGAAAGGGCATGGATAACCTCGACGAGAGCGCCTCACAAACCGGGGCCGCGTTTACAGAACTGGCTGGATATGCCAACTCCATGGACAACCAGCTGCGCAAGCTGAACACCAACGTGAGTGGTATTGCCCGTGCAATGGAAGAGGCCAGAAGCGGCACCGGTGGTGCGAGCAGTGAATTCAGCCGTGCAGAATCCATCATCGAGGCGCTTGGTAACCAGTTGGCTGTTCTGGATGAAGCGCAGGAGAACGGCGCGCGCAGTGCGGCTGTTCTTGCTGCACAGCTCCGCGCCGGGTCGAAAGCGACAGACGAAGAGAAGCAGAAGATCGGCGAGTTGACCGGGCGGCTCTTCGACATGAAAGGTGCTGCTGATACTTCGATGGGCAGCAACAAAGGCTGGAAGTCCAGCATGCAGCAGGCCGGTTACCAGGTGCAGGACTTTATCGTACAAGTCCAGGGCGGGCAGTCTGCATTGGTAGCATTCGCCCAGCAGGGCTCGCAACTCGCTGGCGCGTTTGGTCCGGGCGGCGCGGTAGTTGGCGCAGTGATCGCGCTGAGCTCTGTCATCGCTGGCGTGCTGATTACATCGCTTAATGGTGGAAAGAACGCCATGGACGCGCTGAAAGATGCAGCCGAAGCGATGGATAAGGTGATCACCATTTCCCAAAATGGCGTGGCCGCTCTGTCTGATAAGTACGCGAACCTGGCAAGAACAAACGCCGAGGCAGCAACCATCCTGAGAAATCAGGCAATGATTGAGTACAACGCTGCCATAGCGAAGATCCCTAAATCCATCAATGATGCTTCCAGTTCTATCGTTGGATTCACCGACAAGTTGAAGACTTCTTTCGTTGGTGGTATTGCCTCCATCGATGAATTCAACAAAAACCTTTCTACAGTCGGGGCAACAGCTGACAACTACTCGGCAGCCATGGAGCAAGCAAGGGACGCCGGGGCAAAGTTCACCGTTAACGCCAACGCGATCCAGAACACAGTAACCACGCTTGCGGATAAATTTGGCGTGTCTGAGCAGCGCGCATTCGAGCTAAGCAAGCAACTCTCTGATGTGGCGAACAATCCAACGCCTGAAGCACTACAAAGGCTCGTTCTTGAACTTCAGAGCACAGAGAGTTCGACAAAGTCAGGAGCTGATGCAATAAGGACGTTCCTTGGCCCGCTGACGGAACTCGTTCGAGTAGCTGGCGAGGCCCAGATCAATCTCTCCGGAATGAAAAAAGAGGTCGACAATCTTACCTCAGGGCAGAAGAACCTTATAAAGCAGTCAGAACGCAATCTGGCACTGTCTAAGCTCCAGGGTGAGGCCCGCGCACGGTTGCAGGCGCAATACGCTGCCGAAGATGCCGGGTTTGCGAAGGATGATCCGCACGCTAAGCAGATGCAGGATGACGCTGCCGCTACGTACAAAAATACGCAGGCGCAAAAGACACTTCAGACCGAGCAGAAGAAAGGCGCCTCTCAGGCTGATTCTATTGCTCAGAAACTGGCGAACCTCAAGCAGCAGTCAGAGCTTGCTGCCGAATCAACCAATAATCTGAGTCGCGAGCAGGCGATCCTGAATGCGCAGCAGTCTCTCGGAAAAGGAGCCACTAAAGAACAGATCGCGCTGGCGGGGCAGTACGCCGCAACAAAATGGGACACTGCCAACGCACTCAAAGCACAAGCCGCAGCCGAGAAACTCCTGCCAGAAGCGCGCGAAAATGCAAGCTATAAGCAGGATGTTCAGGATCTGAATACCGCGCTGGCTGCTAAGAAAATCAGTCAGGAGCAGTTCAATCAGACATCTGAGAGACTGGAGGCAACCCACCAGGCAAACCTCGCAAAAATCCGCGCGCAGCAGGCGGTGACGCCACAGCAAGAGGCAGTTGCACAGGTTGATCCAGTGCAGCAATTAGCTAATCAGCACGCACAGCAACTGGCCCTTATCCAACAGTTCGAGCAGCAGGGGTTATTGGCTCACCAGAATGCATTAGCCCTTAAAAATGCTGCCGATACGCAGTATGAGCAGCAAAGAACCGCTGCACAATGGGAGCTTCTTAGCCAGCAGAGCCTGGGGTACAGCATGCTGACAAGTGCAGTAGATGCGTTTTCAGGTAATGCATCCAATGCGTTAACCGGGCTGATCACCGGAACGATGTCAGCGCAGGATGCTATGCGTTCTCTGGGGAATACGATGCTGAACAGCGTGGTAAATGCGCTAGTCCAGGTTGGAGTAGATGCCCTCAAAAACTTCATTATCGGTCAGACATTGGGCGCAGCGGCTACTGCTGCTGGAGCATCTCAGGCTGCAATATTGGCTACAGCTTGGGCTCCTGCCGCCGCCATGGCTAGCCTCGCTTCATTTGGGGCCAACTCAGTTCCTGCCATGACAGGAATTGCTTCAACGGTAGGCCTGGCACAGGGCCTTGCTTTAACCGGTATGCGTTACAATGGCGGCCCGGTGAATGCAGGAGGTCTTTATCAGGTCGGTGAGCGAGGGAAGCCGGAGATTTACCAGGCCAGTACCGGTAAGCAGTACATGATACCGGGCGACAACGGCAGGGTGATCAGCAACAAAGATATGACCGCAGGGGGCGGAGTTAGCGTCATAATCAACGTTCAGAATATGACGAGTGCCACATTTGACGCTCAAGCTACGAACAACGGGGATGGTACAATAACCGTGGATGCCATTATTGCTGACTTGAATAATGGAGGTCCTATATCGCAGGCTATCACTGGCAATACAACTGCGAAAAGAACACCTCGAGGTCAGTTATAA
- a CDS encoding DUF6246 family protein: protein MTALTDIGELSISDSCEGGKDYLLRPSFEAMTRIGTPEEIVQAYATIHGNDVAHLIEVCAGTLGRFPEWMSPSFSRAAEKLLSTCMLVLQACCEDDLTPMIGEWKGWRHCVVYRPGQMPKNDIIVLAQHLMQHGVVGKAKVRQLQRHETGERTTEFKAFDYISAARSHFGMNRAEASQLTMTEFQMLLAAKYPDQKGFTRDEYDSIADEYLAKQAARRAKAKQ from the coding sequence ATGACTGCTTTAACCGATATTGGCGAACTGTCTATCAGCGACAGCTGCGAAGGCGGGAAAGATTACCTGTTGCGACCTTCATTCGAGGCCATGACCAGGATCGGCACTCCGGAAGAGATTGTGCAGGCATACGCCACCATCCACGGCAATGATGTCGCTCATCTCATTGAGGTGTGCGCTGGCACGCTGGGGCGCTTTCCTGAATGGATGTCTCCTTCTTTCAGCCGCGCAGCCGAGAAGCTGTTATCGACGTGCATGCTTGTGCTACAGGCGTGCTGTGAGGACGACCTGACGCCAATGATCGGTGAATGGAAAGGGTGGCGGCATTGTGTCGTCTACCGCCCGGGCCAGATGCCGAAGAACGACATCATCGTGCTGGCGCAGCACCTCATGCAGCACGGGGTCGTCGGTAAAGCCAAAGTCCGCCAGTTGCAGCGCCACGAAACTGGTGAACGAACTACAGAATTTAAGGCCTTCGACTACATCAGCGCTGCACGTAGCCACTTCGGCATGAATCGCGCCGAAGCCTCTCAGTTAACAATGACCGAATTTCAGATGCTGCTGGCGGCGAAATACCCGGACCAGAAAGGCTTCACTCGCGATGAATACGACAGCATCGCTGACGAATACCTGGCTAAACAGGCCGCGCGCAGGGCAAAAGCAAAGCAATAA
- a CDS encoding phage tail tube protein, which yields MANCQNSNERLFGGAVVLEVADGCPDVKPLEGEWMALAAGTSKGFDFNPNSVTSDADDGGGYVETIITNSDFTLSFEGEVRKKDKLDQYGVGKFIKYFADELKAKRQPGIWVRMDYGPVEFVGYMNITALSSDGGTNDIVTFSTEFKVGDATTIEVNELTAVAVTGVTVTPATSTGTAGGTSTFTVNIAPTGATNKDFTVATTDATKATATASGNTVTVTRVATGSAQIIINTEDGNFVAVHTVTVT from the coding sequence ATGGCTAATTGCCAGAACTCGAACGAGCGCCTGTTCGGCGGTGCGGTCGTGCTGGAAGTCGCCGATGGCTGCCCGGACGTCAAACCACTCGAAGGTGAGTGGATGGCGCTGGCCGCTGGTACGTCGAAGGGCTTCGACTTCAACCCGAACTCGGTTACCTCTGATGCGGATGACGGCGGCGGCTATGTCGAGACCATCATCACCAACAGTGATTTCACCCTGAGTTTTGAAGGTGAAGTGCGCAAGAAGGACAAGCTGGATCAGTACGGTGTCGGCAAGTTCATCAAGTATTTCGCTGATGAGCTGAAGGCCAAGCGCCAGCCCGGTATCTGGGTACGCATGGACTACGGCCCGGTCGAATTCGTCGGCTATATGAACATCACGGCGCTGAGCTCTGACGGCGGCACCAACGACATCGTCACGTTCTCAACCGAGTTCAAAGTCGGTGATGCAACTACCATCGAAGTGAACGAGCTGACTGCTGTAGCGGTGACTGGCGTAACGGTAACTCCGGCTACCAGCACCGGCACAGCAGGCGGCACCAGCACCTTCACGGTGAACATCGCACCAACCGGCGCTACAAACAAAGATTTCACTGTAGCGACTACCGATGCGACCAAAGCAACGGCTACCGCCTCCGGAAACACCGTTACCGTGACGCGCGTCGCCACCGGCAGCGCGCAGATAATCATCAACACCGAAGACGGCAACTTTGTGGCCGTGCATACGGTTACCGTTACCTAA
- a CDS encoding phage tail termination protein, with protein MTPMMHERVRNMFGDAGLTTGFTVQQLMYDDPGDLSKAIMVFRPNGGSNIRTDLGSEYHVLVDVVGAKDKRKDALNAVQRIVDYVKANPMADECVGYIQNMGAIPAPVLTEEGRIVFRLQFACTFGD; from the coding sequence ATGACACCCATGATGCATGAGCGGGTGCGTAACATGTTCGGCGACGCCGGGCTAACGACTGGCTTCACGGTGCAGCAGCTGATGTACGACGACCCGGGAGATCTGTCGAAGGCGATCATGGTGTTCAGGCCTAACGGCGGGTCGAATATTCGGACTGACCTCGGCTCTGAGTATCACGTCCTGGTCGACGTCGTAGGCGCAAAAGATAAGCGCAAAGACGCACTCAATGCCGTGCAGCGCATCGTCGATTACGTCAAGGCCAACCCCATGGCTGACGAGTGCGTCGGCTACATACAGAACATGGGCGCAATTCCCGCGCCGGTTCTCACAGAAGAAGGGCGAATAGTCTTCCGATTGCAATTTGCCTGCACGTTTGGCGACTAG
- a CDS encoding DUF7370 family protein has translation MADPITAADVQAFLGELGYSIPGALLEPILCVVNKIIPCLDGAGYDECTAKLILMYAAALMATSSGARRIKSQGAPSGASRSFEYGDDSITWLRDSLARLDTSGCTGELPISAGNSVGLFMVVGGC, from the coding sequence ATGGCTGACCCAATCACAGCGGCAGACGTGCAGGCGTTCCTCGGTGAATTGGGTTACTCCATACCGGGCGCGCTGCTGGAGCCGATTCTCTGCGTGGTGAACAAAATCATCCCGTGCCTCGATGGTGCCGGGTATGACGAGTGCACCGCGAAGCTGATCCTGATGTACGCCGCCGCGCTTATGGCTACTTCGTCCGGCGCGCGCCGCATCAAATCGCAGGGGGCGCCGTCTGGCGCGTCCCGCTCGTTTGAATATGGTGACGACAGCATTACCTGGCTGCGCGACTCGTTGGCCCGTCTCGATACCAGCGGCTGCACCGGCGAGCTGCCGATCAGTGCCGGTAACAGCGTCGGCCTGTTCATGGTGGTCGGAGGCTGCTGA
- a CDS encoding major capsid protein: MFVFSKSIGEKTGNLAVNQAQWRALELERNASAQAAADFLARTQFRGDAENAPYLDAVNAVDDIRRLYRAFDTTVLQQFEPNTEFTLLNDLMPLSRSVRIEQSRYDYARTGGRGWAHTSMSGQVGAALDARSYSFDGTMVPIHDSGFKFEWRDPIFNSPQALQSQSDAQRGSVEDVQRRYVDYIFNGFRDKAGNFAVFDGLTWKGLRDDERVAQIDLGASGLNIDFTSGTATSQAIRAGAIALRDQMRRVNNQYAEQTWYVSGEIISNLERYFSDNFQSGTIMDEILKLTGVAAIKEDSQLSGNEIVIVPLSAGVIAPIVGQAIGTVASPRPEYNSDYIWRTWGAMGLMVKQDINNKYSVIHASS; this comes from the coding sequence ATGTTTGTATTCTCCAAGTCTATCGGCGAGAAGACCGGTAACCTCGCGGTAAACCAGGCGCAATGGCGCGCTCTCGAACTTGAGCGAAACGCCAGTGCTCAGGCAGCAGCTGATTTTCTGGCGCGCACTCAGTTCCGTGGTGATGCAGAAAACGCCCCTTATCTCGACGCGGTGAACGCAGTTGACGATATCCGCCGCCTGTATCGCGCTTTCGACACAACTGTGCTTCAGCAGTTCGAGCCAAATACCGAATTCACCCTGCTGAACGATCTGATGCCGCTCTCTCGCTCCGTGCGAATTGAGCAGTCTCGTTACGATTACGCTCGTACCGGCGGCCGCGGCTGGGCTCATACTTCCATGTCCGGTCAGGTTGGTGCGGCGCTGGATGCACGCAGCTATTCCTTCGATGGCACCATGGTACCTATTCACGACTCGGGCTTTAAGTTCGAATGGCGTGATCCAATCTTCAACAGCCCGCAGGCATTGCAGTCGCAGTCGGATGCTCAGCGTGGTTCTGTAGAAGATGTACAGCGTCGTTACGTTGACTACATTTTCAACGGCTTCCGCGATAAGGCTGGTAACTTTGCAGTATTCGACGGCCTGACCTGGAAAGGGCTGCGTGACGATGAGCGTGTAGCACAGATCGACCTTGGTGCTTCCGGCCTTAACATCGATTTCACCTCTGGCACAGCAACGTCTCAGGCTATCCGCGCCGGGGCAATCGCGCTTCGTGATCAGATGCGTCGCGTAAACAACCAGTATGCAGAGCAGACCTGGTATGTATCCGGCGAAATCATCTCCAACCTGGAACGCTACTTCTCCGACAACTTCCAGTCCGGAACGATCATGGATGAAATCCTGAAGCTGACCGGCGTTGCGGCGATTAAAGAAGACAGCCAGCTGTCAGGTAACGAAATCGTCATCGTTCCGCTGTCTGCTGGCGTCATTGCTCCAATCGTCGGCCAGGCTATCGGTACCGTTGCATCTCCGCGTCCTGAGTACAACAGCGACTACATCTGGCGCACCTGGGGTGCAATGGGGTTGATGGTCAAGCAGGACATCAACAACAAATACTCCGTAATTCACGCATCAAGCTAA